The following are encoded together in the Lathyrus oleraceus cultivar Zhongwan6 chromosome 3, CAAS_Psat_ZW6_1.0, whole genome shotgun sequence genome:
- the LOC127126731 gene encoding chalcone synthase: protein MVTVEEIRNAQRSNGPATILALGTATPSNCITQAEYPDYYFRITNSEHMTDLKEKFKRMCDRSMIKKRYMHLTEEFLKENPNMCEFMAPSLDVRQDIVVVEVPKLGKDAAKKAIAEWGQPKSKITHLVFCTTSGVDMPGADYQLTKLLGLKPSVKRLMMYQQGCFAGGTVLRLAKDLAENNKNARVLVVCSEITAVTFRGPSESHLDSLVGQALFGDGAAAMIIGADPDLAVERPIFEIVSAAQTILPDSDGAIDGHLREVGLTFHLLKDVPGIISKNIEKSLVEAFEPIGINDWNSIFWVAHPGGPAILDQVEEKLRLKEEKLRSTRHVLSEYGNMSSACVLFILDEMRKSSKEEGKVTTGEGLEWGVLFGFGPGLTVETVVLHSVPVQG from the exons ATGGTGACTGTGGAGGAGATTCGCAACGCTCAGCGTTCCAATGGCCCTGCCACTATCTTGGCTCTCGGCACTGCCACTCCTTCCAACTGTATAACCCAAGCTGAGTATCCGGATTATTACTTCCGTATCACCAACAGCGAGCACATGACTGACCTCAAGGAAAAATTCAAGCGCATGT GTGATAGATCGATGATAAAGAAACGTTACATGCACTTGACTGAGGAGTTTTTGAAAGAGAATCCCAACATGTGTGAATTCATGGCACCATCCCTGGATGTGAGGCAGGATATTGTGGTGGTGGAAGTGCCGAAGCTTGGAAAAGATGCAGCGAAGAAAGCGATAGCGGAATGGGGACAGCCGAAATCCAAAATCACTCATCTCGTTTTCTGCACCACTTCCGGCGTTGACATGCCCGGAGCAGATTACCAGCTGACGAAACTCTTAGGTCTTAAACCGTCCGTGAAGCGGTTGATGATGTATCAGCAAGGTTGTTTCGCTGGCGGGACGGTTCTCCGTTTAGCGAAAGATCTTGCTGAGAACAACAAGAACGCGAGAGTTCTTGTTGTTTGCTCTGAGATTACTGCCGTGACTTTCCGTGGACCTTCGGAAAGTCATTTGGATTCTCTTGTTGGACAGGCGCTCTTCGGCGACGGAGCCGCCGCGATGATTATTGGGGCGGATCCGGATTTAGCCGTGGAGCGTCCTATATTCGAGATTGTTTCTGCTGCTCAGACGATTCTTCCCGATTCCGACGGCGCGATTGACGGGCATCTTCGTGAAGTGGGGCTCACTTTTCATTTGCTGAAAGATGTTCCTGGGATTATTTCAAAGAACATTGAAAAGAGTTTGGTTGAAGCTTTTGAACCGATTGGGATTAATGATTGGAATTCGATATTTTGGGTTGCGCATCCGGGTGGACCGGCTATTTTAGACCAGGTTGAGGAAAAACTCCGGTTGAAGGAAGAGAAACTCCGGTCTACTAGGCATGTGTTAAGTGAGTATGGAAATATGTCtagtgcttgtgttttgtttATTTTGGATGAAATGAGAAAGAGCTCTAAGGAAGAAGGGAAGGTTACGACCGGTGAAGGGTTGGAGTGGGGGGTTTTGTTTGGGTTTGGACCGGGTTTGACTGTTGAGACCGTTGTTCTTCATAGTGTGCCGGTTCAGGGTTGA